The DNA sequence AAGTTCGATGGGCCCCAGTGCACGTGTCGCGTTCCCATTGACAGCGTAAATCCGGGTTCATTgtgataggccttgtttaggccccgtttagtttcccacccaaaattttttcatccatcccatcgaatctttggacacatacatggaacattaaatgtatataaaaaaaataaactaattacacagtttagttgaaaatcgcgagacgaatcttttaagcctagttactccatgattagtcttaagtgctacagtaacccacatgtgctaataacAGATtagttatgcttaatagatttgtcttacagttttctaacgagctatgtaatttgttttttattagtttctaaaaactcctcccgacaaccttccgacacatccgatgtgacacaaaaaaaaatttggtctccaatctaaacagggccttagttcaccccgaaaaccaaaaagttttcaagattcctcgtcacattgaatcttgtggcacatgcattaaacattaaatatagacgaaaacaaaaactaattacacaattgaactgtaaatcacgagacgaatcttttgatcctagttagtccatgattggataatatttgtcacaaacaaacgaaagtgctacagtaccgaaaacttttcacttttcggaactaaacaaggccatagtcttTTTTTTTGGCGATCGTGGAGATTTCATTCATCAAAAGGGAGGATTACGGTCTAAGGCCAAGAGACCAGAAATGGCAATAGACCACCACCAGACTCAAGTTTTGTTTGTGACCTGTTTTGCTAACATATGTGCTAAACTAGGATCGTGTTTTTCAGCTTGTCAAAGTCAAACTCTTGAAAAAATTACAAGAGCGAAAGGCAAAGGAAAAAATTAAACTCTTGAAACAAGGTACTCAACTCCCTAATCTCCATCAGAACTGACATCATGTTTTTCAGCTTGTCAAAGTCGCAGCAGTTCTTGGCAGTCCGATTCTAGACAAACTCTGGTCTGTTTCGTTCCCTTCTCATCCCAACCAGACCAGCTCTAGGGAGCCATGCAGCCTTTGGCTTAGCCGAATGCATACAGGAAGCCTAGTTTGGTTGTATGCATATGTGGAGCCAGGCTCTGATTAGATGCTGTTTGGTTGCCTGTACGAAGGTAAGCTGTAtgagataaaaatattataatattatgattataatttttatttgtGTATAAATACACTCTTACAGGTCTTATTTTATCTAATTATATCTTAATCAACTTTAAAGTACACTAATATCACTTGATATTTACTAATCATGCACTAATACACCATTAGCCACGTAAACGGTTGCATCTGCCCAGCCTGGCTGGCCAGGAACGGCCGATTCGGATGTTCCTCCTCAGTCTGGCTGTGGGCTCTTTTTTGCATGCCAGTCTGACCCAAAGCTGCATACAGGCAATAAAATAGAACCACGCTATATCGCGAGATATATGTATGGTATGGTCTCATGAGGGCAACCAAACAAGCCTTTATTGATTCGTTGTGATAGTCACAGCCCATGTTAGCACTGTGCCACCGCCCTTAGACAGTTAATGCATCCGTTTCATGTATGATGATGTATCTGactttaaggtcttgtttagttccgaaaaaaatttagattttgatactttagcatttttatttttatttgacaaatatcattcaattatagactaactaggctcaaaagattcatctcgtgatttacaaacaaactatgcaattagttttttttcatctatatttaatactctatgcatatatcacaagattcaatgtgatagagaatcttgaaaatttttttatttttggggtaaactaaacaagacctaacatGACGAAAGTCTATAGCCAAAAATAGCCTGTTAACGTGAGTTCATAATACTCTGTTTCTTTGCATATTCGACAATGGACGGAGTACATGGTAAATTTGAGTCACTTGGAAGCAATTATTTGGCTTCGTCATGGCGCCGAAGCTGCACTATGGTTTGTAAGTCCTTCCAACAATtctggagagtcaaagtatttttatgtttgaccaaaattatagagaaaaatactaagatttgtaacgtaaagtgagtatactatgaaaatataattaagaaagaatctaatgatacttagttagtactataataattattattttataatataaaattggtcaaacttagaaaagtttgactctccaagatttttggaatgacttacaatttgggatggaggaagtagcTCCAAGTATAAGCGCTTTGCTGAAACCACCTTACACGTGTCTCACATAAGGGTATATGTTAGTTCCACAAAAAGACCTTGATTTCCAGCAGCACTTTTATTGTTTTATAGACATTTATTAATATTAGCAATATCCTTAAAAATCATAGTCACGTAGTGAGATTTATTAACCGGCAAATGTCTATTTGGACGATGTAAGATGTAACAAAATTTAGTTAAACTcgagatactttgactctccaaacaAATAATGTTAATCCCATCGACCATATTGTCATACAATCACCAAAACACTTAATGACACTTTGTAGGGTGTCGTTTTCCTTACAATGAGAATGTATACTGCAAGTATGCAACTTGGGTTGTTCTAGTTGCTAATTACTTTGTGGTCAAATATGGATCACAAACTAGATTTTAGGTTGATACTTATCTAGGAAATAAACCCCTAAAACTAGGTTTCCTGAGTTGTTTAGTATTGTTAGAAGGAAACAAGATACAATTGCTATAGTCATGAGTTTGCCTAATTTAAATATCTCTTTTAGAAGAAATTTAGTTGGTGCGAACTTGAGAAACTGGAATCGAATCGTAGCCTCCTTACAGCAAGTTAACTTACTATACGATAGAGATATGTTTGTTTGGGGTTTACAGGCCTCTAGGGTTTACACAGTCAAGTCAATATATGTTGCTTGATTAATAATGGTGTTAGGATGTCACAAGATATTTAGCAAACGAAACTGCCAATGGaaataaaaattttcatgtggtatTTAAAAAGAGGGGTTCCGTTAACCAAAGATAATTTGGCTAAGAGAAACTGGTTTGGAGACAAAAAAAATGCTCCTTTTATCATGTACCAGAGACAATTAACCATCTCTTTTTTAGTTGttctaatgcaaaatttttgtGCCACGCTATTCATATGCTTTTTGGGCTAAAACCGCCAATTAATATGGATGAATTTTTAATTCTTGGACTAAACTAGGAACCAAAAAGTATAATGTATTTATTAATGACAACATCCACACTATTATGGGCGATCTGGTTAACAAGAAATGACATTGTTTTTGACAAATGCAAACCCAAAAACTTTCTTGCAGGTACTATTCAGGGGAACCCACTGGCTACGTAAATGGGCGCAACTACAGCGGCATGAAGATCGAAAGAGTCTTTTAATCTCGGTAGCCACTCATTTTGAGACATCAGCCTTAGATTTCTTTGGTTCTAATGGATGGCTGCATCAAAGACTTGTTGGTTTCGCTTAGACAGGAACATTTTTCTGTTACCTAGCGTGTGTGTTTTTGTGCTTTAGCTGAACTTTTTTAGTGGTGTTTGGAGATTTGTAATAATTGGCCTGACTCTATCTTCAGATAGATGAAGCCGGATTTTATATccattattaaaaaaaattgttaTATCGGAGCATATTCTAGGACCGGTACGACAGAACAGACCTTGAGTCACTTCAAGTGCTAATTTGTAGTTGTAGCTTATATTAGACGATTGATTCATGAGGAAAACCTTCATCCTTTGCTTAGAAGAACTATGTACGGATCAAACAATTGACATGGCATGGTATACTCAACCTAGAAACACCAGACATGTGTACTCTCTCCCTCCAAAAAACAGATGAAGTTATGGTTGTAAGGTTAATCAAATATTCTTAAGTTTAatcaagtttatagaaaaatatcgtCAACGTTTATATCTCTGAATAGATTTTATACGCAAATATTTTCACAATTCATCTAATTATTCGGTGTCACAAATGTCAATGTCTTTTTTTTTACATATGGTCAAATTTAAAGATTAACCTTCTCGgaaaatgagaattatatatttTTAAGTATCATTTTTTGGATCCTTTGACTATGCCAAAGATTATTAGAATTGCGCGTAAGTTCACGAGCTGGTCATGTGAGTAAAATGCCTAGTAGTAATTTCAGGTAGTATATGTACCTGCTCTGCTCGTTGTCGTCGCTTCGCCTCGGTCTCACGCCAGGCGACGACCAACAGTCCAAGAACCCACACGAGTCGGCGAGTAGTCCCCCGGCGATCCTACTATTGCCCCCCCCCCGGTCCCGGTGTGGgatctcgtcgtcgtcgtcctcctcgtGCAGCAGTGAGCAGCGGCCCATGTCTGGCACGTGGCATGGCAAGGGATCGTCAGAGCCCATATCACCAATGCAACTGTCGCTGCTGTTGCTCAAATAACAACGCAATTGCCTCGGGATCGGGAAGATTTCCGATGCGGATGCGGGTGAGGATGGGATGGGGACGGACCGCCGCCGACGCAGCGCAACAGCCACACCGACGCGACGCCGACACTGACCCGCGGCAAGCGCTCTCGAATCTCAAAGTCATCgttctaaaaagtttttttggattactttcgtttttaggaactttttgaattttgataaatTCAGTTCACCTGTAATTCGACGAATCTTTTCAacatagtccataattgaataataaggtcttgtttagttccaaaaagtttttggttttcgagactgtagcactttcgtttttatttgacaaacattgtccaatcatggagtaactaggtttaaaagatttatctcgcgatttacaggtaaactgtgcaattagcttttatttttgtctatatttagttctccatgcatgtgccgcaagattcgatgtgaagagaaatcttaaaaagtttttgatttttgaggtgaactaaacaagacttaattatcaaatacaaatgaaagtgctacggtacccgAAATGTAAAATTTTTACCAACTCAACAAGGTCTAAACTCGCGATAAACAAGattgagaaatcttaaaaagtttttgatttttgaggtgaactaaacaagacttaattatcaaatacaaatgaaagtgctacggtacccgAAACGTAAAATTTTTACCAACTCAACAAGGTCTAAACTCGCGATAAACAAGACGTAGCCTTGACCACGTCCGTCCGGAACATGGGATTTCTTTCACTCAAGTTCTATGGTCGTTTCCTCAGAATTCCTGCCGAATCAAACGGTTCCATTTTTAGCAATGTCagtactaggccttgtttagttcaccccgaaaaccaaaaagtttttaagattctttatgatatcgaatcttgtggcatatgcataaagcattaaatgtagatgaaaacaaaaaataattacatagtttgtctgtaaatcaggagaccaatcttttgaccttagttagtccatgattagataatatttgccacaaacaaacgaaagtgttagagcatctccaagggttttgcatttgaggtttgcatttgagtaatttgccaaaaagcttcaaaagggATATCCAGCgattttgcatttggagtttgtaatttgggcaacttggcaaatgagggagcaaacttggcaaaaatgccaagttgtAGACAGCTTTGCAAACTTGATCACGCGTGCAAAGTCACGCGCAAGGAAAGCGCGCGCGCCTGGAGAcctcctatttttatcctttgccaagtccaaatgccaattcccttggagatggcctatttttatcctttgcattttgttatgggagtttgcaaacaacaacaaatgccaagttaatttgccaaagcctttggagatgctcaaaaagttttagcatctaaacaaggccttagttggtgaaaaattttagctacagtagcacttttatttctatttcataattattgtccaattataaactaattaatcttaaaaaattcatctcataaattacaaatgtgtaattagttattttttaatatatatttaatactttatatatgtgtctaaatatttgatttgaggtgacaaaaaatcttaaaaGAATTTAGTAaacttttaggaactaaacagggccctaCTCTAACACGACAACACAGTGATTTCAGTCTTTGGACGAAATCCACGCGTTACAAAAAGAGGCCCAAATCTGCCCACTCTCATCATAACAGGCCCAAATCCCTGACGGTACGAGTATGATGACACCCAAATCCAAGATTTACAGCACACACTGATGACTGACACAATCTGCATCCATAGCTTGTCTCATTTATAGCCGTATAGACCACCGTCCACGGACGACGGTGCCGGTGCCACCCTCATCAGTGCGCGGCGGGGTAGTCGAACGGCAGCGGCGCGACGCTGTCGCTGAGCGGCGCGGCGTGTCGGAACCCGTACGCGCGGAGCACCTGGTCGTCCGCGAACGCCAGCGCGCGGCGGATCCCCTCGGCGCACCGCTTCCGCGTGTACATCCGGTTGGGCGCGCCGCCGCAGGGCTGGCAACCCGTGAAGTGCGTCACGAAGGGGCGCCGCCACCCCTTCTGCCCGCCGCCGTCGGGCCCAGGGACGCCGCCGCCACTCCCGTCGCGCCGCCTCACCGCctcgcgccgcgccgccgcgtaCAGGAGGTGCTCGCGCTCCGCGTGGCGGCGTCGGAGCCCGCGCCCGACCCCGCCGCGCTCCACGGCCTCGTACCGCGCCGCCACGCCGTCGAGGCGGTCCACGATCTCCGCCCAGTACCCCTGGAAGTAGTAGCCGGACTCGAGGAACGTGGCGTTGGACCACCGCGCCCGCTCCGGGTGCCGCGACAGCAGGTACACGAGCGCCGACTGGTCGTCCGACTCGTCGTTGGGCTTCCCCTCCAGCTCCTCCCGCAGCGTCTTCCCCCACCGCGCGTACTCCGGCGACGCGGGCCCCATCCGCGCCCACGCGTCCATCAGGTCCAGCGACCACTGGCAGTTGCGGATGAGAAACACGCCGGCGTTCAGCCCCACCCATGACCGCTCCTCGTACACCTCCCGCTCCCACCCGTACACCACCAGGTTGTGGCCGCCGTAGCGGTGCAGCGGGAGGGAGAAGTCCATGTCGGTGAAGACGGCGTCGGCGTCGACCCACCACACCCACTCGGCGTCCGGGTGCGCCAGCATGGCGGCGCGTACGGCCGGGATCTTGGCCCAGTACGCCACCATGGACGGCTCCAGCAGCGCCGTGTTGTAGAGCAGCTCGATCCCGTGGAGCCGGCAGTAGTCCAGCTTGTTCTTGAGGAACCGCAGCAGCGCGTGGTCGCCGCCGGGGCCCTTGCAGGGCTCCGGCTGCGACCCCGTCACCATCACCACCCGCCCCGccacccccgccgccgccgacgcgccGTCCAGGCCCCGCGTCCGCAGCCACGCCGCGCGCTTCGCGTCCCAGTCCGTGatgtcgcgccgccgccgctgaccCACCGCCACGGCGTACGACAGCGACGGGTCGTCGTAGAACGTGCGCGGGCCCTTCCCGACGGCGGCCACGGAGGCGGACGGCGAGGATGAAGCGGCGTCGGCGTTGGCTGACGATGACGGCACGGGCAGGGAGACGATGTTGGGCACGGGCGGCGGCGCGAGGACGGAGGCCGAGGAGAGGAGCACGAGCGCGGCCACCACGGCGCCCGCCGCGAACGCCAGCCCCTCCCGGACCCGCCCCGCCGGGAGCACCAGGTGGCCGCCGTGCGGCCTCGGCGCACCGCCGCCGCCCTTGACGCAGAACGGCACGGACTCGGACGCGGCCATGGCGCAGGCTCGCTCGCCTCGGTCGCGTGTGGGTGTTGTGGAACGGAAGTGGGAAGTGTGCGGCACAAGGCTAAAGCTCGCTCGGGTTTCGAGGCGGGGGGAAAGGGAGGCAAAGGCAAGTGGCGCGGGCGGGCGGGGGGGGGGTGGCTTTTCTTGACGGGAGCAGCGCGGCGCAAGAGGAGAGCGAAACGGGGGCGCGGCTGCAGCGGCCGAGGAAGCGGTGGTGGTTCCCTTCCTGCTTGCTGGATAAAAGCGCGGGCGGGCGGGCCGCGGCCTGCGGATGGATCGGTCAAGCTGTTGAAGCAGgccctttttttttgttaaaaaaaaatgcGCTGTTgaagcaggcaggcaggcaggcaggcaggcggcCGGGCGCTGTGGCAATGTGTCCTGTCGTGAGTCAGGCAGTGAGCGGACGACGCCGTGTGAGCTCGTGACGGTGCGGGGCGACTGGGGGCACCGGATCCGGATCGGACCTgttgtttttttcttctttccctTAGCGCGAGGTCCGGGCATGGGCACGGCACGACGGCCACGTTCGCCCTTTGCCGTACGCTGACCACAGAGATATCTACAGGACCTTCTTGTGCATGACGCAATGTACGTAGGAGATACAGATACCAGCGGTACGTACTGCTAGATATCGTATGAGATAGAAACTTCTTGCTGGTTTAGATATGATGGTATTATTATTGAGCCGTTCACGTACTATTGAATATTATTAGCGgtatttgtatctctaaataagttgattataaaaatagattacGATCTAGCTAATCTATACCTActactaaattgtgaaaatttcagtct is a window from the Sorghum bicolor cultivar BTx623 chromosome 5, Sorghum_bicolor_NCBIv3, whole genome shotgun sequence genome containing:
- the LOC8066054 gene encoding probable glycosyltransferase 6, with translation MAASESVPFCVKGGGGAPRPHGGHLVLPAGRVREGLAFAAGAVVAALVLLSSASVLAPPPVPNIVSLPVPSSSANADAASSSPSASVAAVGKGPRTFYDDPSLSYAVAVGQRRRRDITDWDAKRAAWLRTRGLDGASAAAGVAGRVVMVTGSQPEPCKGPGGDHALLRFLKNKLDYCRLHGIELLYNTALLEPSMVAYWAKIPAVRAAMLAHPDAEWVWWVDADAVFTDMDFSLPLHRYGGHNLVVYGWEREVYEERSWVGLNAGVFLIRNCQWSLDLMDAWARMGPASPEYARWGKTLREELEGKPNDESDDQSALVYLLSRHPERARWSNATFLESGYYFQGYWAEIVDRLDGVAARYEAVERGGVGRGLRRRHAEREHLLYAAARREAVRRRDGSGGGVPGPDGGGQKGWRRPFVTHFTGCQPCGGAPNRMYTRKRCAEGIRRALAFADDQVLRAYGFRHAAPLSDSVAPLPFDYPAAH